The Candidatus Sericytochromatia bacterium genome includes the window GTGGCCCGTTTCACGAAATGGCGCACTCAGCTCAACGTGACCCGCCGGAAAGGCCCGCGTTGCGCCCTTGCGGTGAACCAGCAGGTTATGCCGCTGACCGTCCTCGCCCTGGTGGCCCTCGACCCGTGCCATGTTGTGCGAGACGTCGTACAGCGTTCGCAGCGTGGCCTTGAAGTGCCTGAAAAAGGCCGCCCGCACCTGTTCGGTGAGCATCTGGCGATTGCACCAGGCAAAATGACTGGCGGCCGCCATCGCGGCCATGTAGCGTCGTCCCTCGCTGCTCCCGATCGGGGCACAAGCCAGCTGGCGGTCAGGCAAGACGATACCCTCGCGCGCCATGACCGCGCCCATCAGGCGAATGTAATCGCTGGCGACCTGATGTCCCAGGCCGCGAGAGCCTGAATGAAGCATGACCACCACCTGGCCAAGACCCAGGCCAAATCGCTCGGCCAGTGGCGGATGGAAGACCCGCTCGACGACCTGAATTTCGAGAAAATGATTGCCGCTTCCCAGACTGCCCAGCTGCCCTCGACCGCGTGCTTTGGCCTCAGGGCTGACGCAGTCAGGGTCGGCTTCCGGGCAATGTCCCCCCATCTCGCACGCCAGCAAATCCTCCTCCGAAGCCAATCCTCGGACCAACAGAGCAGGCAATCCCTCGCGCAGGATGGTGTCGAGTTCCCCAGGAGACAAGGACACCTTGGCTTGACTCCCGACGCCGAGCGGGATGGCATCGACCAGGGTTCGCAGCAACGCGCGGAGTTCGGGACGGATTTCCGCCTCGGTCAACGAACTGATGAGCAGGCGCACCCCGCAACTGATGTCAAAGCCGACCCCACCGGGGGAAACGACCCCATCGTTCAGCCCCATGGCGGCCACCCCACCAATCGGAAATCCATAGCCCTGATGGACATCCGGCATCACCAGAGAGGCGGTCCTGATGCCGGGCAACGCGGCGACGTTGACGCACTGAAAGAGGGACAGGTCGGCCAGGATCGCCGGCAGCAGCCGCTCAGAGGCAAATACGCGCCCCTCGACTCGCATGCCAGCCCGGAAACGGCGGGGGATCCGCCAACACCAGGGGTCGATTCGTTCCAGGACATCTCCGGGAAATCCTGAGCCGTGAGGGGGCATCTGCCCCGCCTCGAAGGGCGACGGTCCGAACTCCTGCCCCTCCCGTGTTTCCGGCAGGCAGGGCTGTCCTGGGTGGACGCATTCAGACATCGCAACTCCCCTGGCCGTCTAGCTCCAAACGGAGGCCTCAACGCGATCCTCAGACATCAAAAAACACCTGCCCGGCCCAGCCCTCCGGCGATGGTTGAAAGGCCAATTGATGGTAAGTGACCGCCTTGACGTCGTAGCCGCCAGAACGACGCCGGGCGTGCCCGGCTGCCGTCACCCGCACCGGCTCACTCTGCCGAGCGTCGACACGAAACGAGCTGAACAGGCGTCCTTCCGCATCCGCGCTCCAGACCAAGCGCGACAGCAAGTCCACCAGGCGTTCCGAATCGTCATGCCCAGCCAGCTGCCAATTCACCGCTCGTCGCCGAGAATGGTCGTCGCACACGCCCCCCAGCAGCGCCGTCAGACCGTAGGCGGCTTGCGCGAAGGCCGCTGCCCGGGTCGGCCCCCAGAAGGCCAGGCCAATATCGGCTGGGTGGGGTAGCAGCCGATACCCCGCCGTCCGGGCGGAGATTCCCGCGATGAGCGCGCTTCGCGTCGCGGCGCTCACCGCGCACTTCTCAGGAGCGGCAGCCCCCGATAGCGCAAGGTTTCCCGCGCAATCGTCAGGGCCTGCCCGGCCCGCTCGTCAAGGCGGATTTCGGTAAAGACCCGACCCGCCCCGGCCGCCAGCACGGCCCGATGGGCCTCGCGGGCCACGCGCAGCACGTCATCCAACTCACCCTGCAAGGTCGTGCCCAGCGCATCAACCTCGAAGAGGAGGCCACTCGCGCGAACCTTCGCCACCGCCGCTTCAACATAACGCCGGGTATCCTGGACCCCTCCTGCGGGGATCACCGTCAGTTCTGCGACCAGCACCATCACGCCCTCCTACACCCCGTGCGCCTACGCGAGGGCATCATGGGGCTGGCCAAGGCGTGCGCCTAGAGTCGGGCAGGCCCTGGTGATACGAATGCCCCCGCCGGAAACCCGTCTGCGCGTCGACCGAAAATCGGAGCGTTCACAGGGCGCACCCCCATGGTTCAGAGGGGCGGACGAGGGGCGGGGCGCACATCGATGGTGACGGCTCGGCGCCCCACTTCGCGTCCGTCTCGCGTGGCGGCCACGCACATCACACGGTAACGCCCAGGCGCCGTGGGCCAGAAATGAAACAAGCGTTGATTGGACCAGCCGACAAAAGAGGCTTCAGAGTCCCAGGCATAAACCAGACGCGCAGGATCGGCGCCCACGACAACCGGTTCGAAGGTCATCGGCCGCATGGATTCCCCCACGAAAGCCTCCGCCAAGTGACCATCAAACGAAATGCCCTGCAGCACCGGGCGACCCTCATCCGCAGCAAGCCGCACGACCGTCTGTGAACGCACGAGTGGCGCGACAGGTCCCTTACTGCATCCGCCCAGGCCCAACGCGAGCGCCAACGACAACACCCAGGAAGCCTGAACAAGCCGAACCGCGCGCACCATTCCCGCCTCCTGCAGCTGTCCAGCGCGCCGAGCGCCCGCCGAGTTTAAAGCAACTGAACTCCAAAATTTTATCACACCTTAACCTAGATACCCGCCACCTGACAGAGGCTCCCAGGTTTCCCGCATTGACCCTGGCCGCAACTCCCTCGGTAACCCTCACCCAGCTCTCCTCAGGGATGGGCGTTCCATCTCCCCACCCCCCGCCGCCTTCACGCGCCAAAACCTATGAGTCCAAGCGCTTCTCCATCTGAAGGGGCAAGGACTTCAGGACCACGAGCCGCGAGCAAAAAGAAAAACCCCCTCTCCGAAAAGGGGAGAGAGGGTTTGCTGTAAAGAGCCAGCGACGAGACTCGAACTCGTGACCTGCTGATTACGAATCAGCTGCTCTACCGACTGAGCTACGCTGGCAAACACGGGCCAATGGCAGGTTCCAAGTTACCAGACCACAGGCACGCTGTAAAGCGACCGGGGCCTCAACGGCGGATGGGGGGCGAGATCAGAGACTGGATCGAAGCCTCGGCCCTGCCCACCAACGGCGAGAGGCCAGGCAGCAAGGGCGTGATGTTGAAGGTACCCAGGCCGGCCCACACCACGGCACACGTCGTGTATCCAAGCACCAGCTGGGTGGCAACCGGCAATGCAGGACGAGCAGCCGCTGCATCCGTTTCTGGCTGCATGTACATGGTCACCACCACCCGCAGGTAGTAGTAAACCGACAGGATGCTGTTGACGATCGCCACCAGCACCAGTGACAGCATGTTGGCCTTCAAGGCGGCGGCAAACAGCATGTACTTGCCGAAGAAACCCGCCGTGAGCGGGAATCCAATCAGGGAGAACATGCAAACCGCCATGCAAATGCCCGCGAGGGGATAGCGCCAGGCCAACCCGGCGAAGTCCTCCACGTTCGAGAGACCCTCCTCGCGACCGCCGAGGAAGGTCACGACACCCAAAGCACCCAGGTTCGTGAAGGCATAGGCCACGAGGTAAAACAACAGCGCCGCCCCAGCATCCGGTGAAGGCAAGGCCGCCAAACCGACCAGCAAGTAGCCGGTATGGGCGATCCCCGAATAGGCCAGCATTCGCTTCACATTGCGCTGCACCAGCGCGAACATGTTGCCCACGAACATCGTCAACACGGCCAGGTTAAAGAGCAGGAACTGCGCGATGGCGTGCAATTGCTCAGCGGCAAAGAAACAAAGGGAAAGCCGCACGGCCAGCGCGAAAGCTGCTGCCTTGACGGCCGTCGCCATGAAGGCCGTCACCGGCGCAGGCGCCCCTTCGTACACGTCAGGCGCCCACATGTGGAACGGCACGGCCGCGACCTTGAAGGCCACGCCCACCAGCACCAACAGAACGCCAGCCGTGAACATCGCGTTGAGTTTCAAGGTGCTGTCAGCCGCCACCAGCGAAGCCCCAATCGACTGCAGGTTGACGCTGCCAGCTGACCCGTAAATCAAGGCAATGCCGTACAGGAAGATGGCGGCAGCCAAGGAGCCGAGGAAGAAGTACTTGAGAACCGCCTCGTTGGACCGCAGCAGATGCCGACGCCAGCCCACCAGCACATAGATGGCCAGGGACATCGTCTCGAATCCGAGGAACAGCGTCATCAGGTCATCCGAGGACACCATCACGAACATGCCCAGCAGGCTGAACAGCATGAGCGTGTAGAATTCTCCGCGATTCGCCCCTTCGCTCTCGAACTGAGGCAGGGCCATCAAGACCACCACCATCCCGATGATGGAGAACAGCACGTAGAAGAAATAGGAGAACCCATCCACGGTCACGGCGCCACCAAACAGGCTCGTCGCCTCCGGGCGTTGGGACCATTGGTGAACCGAGAGGCCCAATACCGCGAGCAACCCAGCCGCAGAGAAATACGCGACGCGCGTCGCATCGCGCAACATGGCCGACATCAGCATGGCCACCAGCGCGATGCCGGTCAGCAAAAATAGAGGGAAGAGTGGCGCGAGGGTGGTCATGATGAGGATCCTGTGTCAGTGCTCGATTTAATGGGGGTGGCGTTCGGGCGCCTTGAGCGACTTGGGAGAAGCAGTGGGAGGCGCGTCGGCCTTCAGACCGAAGGTCGCGAGGTAACGCACGGAGGCCGGGGCGATCGCCGCCACCACAGGTTGCGGGTATACACCCAGCACAATCACGGCCACCACGATCGGCATGAGGGCCGCGCCTTCTCGCAGGTTGAGGTCGGGCAAGCGAGCCACCTCGGGCTGCGAGACGGGGCCGAACATGGCCCGCTGATACCACCACAACATGTAGGCGGCCCCCAGAATAATGGAGGTGGCGGCCAGGGCCGTCGGGATCGCCTGGCCCTTCCAGGCGCCCAGCAGAATCATGAACTCACCCACGAAGGCCGACAAACCTGGCAGGCCGACCGACGCGAGCATCACCAGCATGAAGAAGGTGGCAAAAACCGGCATCACACGGGCCGCACCACCCCAGTCAGCGATCAACGTAGAGCCGCGACGCTCGGCCATGAAGCCGACCAGCAGGAACAGCGCCCCCGTGGTGACGGCGTGGCCCACAAGGTGGAAGACGGAGCCGACCACCGCTTGCTGGGTGAAGCTGAAAGCGCCAAGCAGAATCACACCCAGGTGACTGATCGATGCATAGGCCACCACCAAACGAGCGTCGTCCTGCGCCAGTGCCGTGAAGGCCGCATAGACCACCCCGGTCACGGCCAGGGCCACCAGCACCGAGGCCGCTTGTTCGGCAGCGGCCGGAAACAGCGGGAAGGCGATGCGCAACAAGCCATAGATACCAAGCTTGGCCATCACCGCGGACAGCAAGAAGGTGACCGGCATGGGAGCCTGGCTGTAAGCGGCTGGCAGCCAGGTATGGAAGGGAAACAGCGCCGCCTTGATTCCGAAGGCCAGCACGAAGGTCAGGAACATCAGCATCGCGGTGCGAGGCCCAGCCGCCAGCGGCAGGCCGGTCAGCGCATCCAAGGCGAAACTCCAGTTACCGCGGGCCTGCATGTGCTGCCATCCCAGGAAAACCACCCCTACCAGCATCAGCAGGGAGCCGACCATGGTGTAGAGCACAAACTTGATCACTGCCGGCCGGCGTTCAGGTCCACCGAAAAGGCCGACCAGGAAGAACGCCGGAATCAGCATCAATTCCCAGAACACGTAGAACAGGAAGAGGTCAGCCGCCGCCAGGACCCCGATCATGGCGCCGGACAGCATCAACATGCAGCCGAAGTACACGTGCGCGCGGTCACGGGCCAGATTCCAACTGGCAGCGACCGCCACGGCGGTCGCCACGGCGGCCAGCACGATCAGGAAGGTCGAAAAACCATCGACCCGCAGCCAGTAAGTGATGCCAAAGCTTTCCACCCAGGCCCGCTTTTCCTCAAAGGCCAACAGGTCGAGCCCGTGAGGCCCTGGCCGCATACCGGCCAGCAAGCCGAAAGAGGCCAGCGCATTGGCCACGGAGACGACCAGCGCGGCCCAACGCGAAAAGGCCGCGTCCTCCCGGCCGGAGAAGACCATCAGGGCAAGGCCGGCGAGTAAAGGAAAGACAATGAGAGAGGTCAGAAAGATCGACATCGAAAACCCTTCGTCAGAAGGACCACTTGGTCAGGACAACGTAGAGCACGGTCAAGGTGCCGAGCAGCATCACGTAAGCGTAAACACGAACAGCCCCTGTCTGGATCAGCTGAACAGACTGGGAGAGTGCCAGGTAGAAGCGGGGGATCACACGCACCAGTCCATCGACAATGAACGGCTCGATGACGTGACGGTTGCCCCAACCCACCAGATGGATGGCGGGCTTCACCAACACGGCGTCGTAGACGTGGTCGAAGTACCAGCGGTCCTGGAAGACCGCAAACAGGCCCTTGGCCCGCCCGAACACGGGTGCACGATGGCTGCCGTGGCGCAGATAGGCGAGCAGAATGCCCAACCCGCCAGCGATCACGGCAAAGGAAGCCAGCAAAAGTTCCTTCTGATGCAACCATAACGTGGTCGCTTCATCGGCCCCTGCCGGCAGGTGGGCGTGCGCGCCAACGGCCGGCGCAAGCCAGGCGGCCAAAGCCGACCCGCCCATCACCTCCGGGAGCCCCACGAACCCGACCACCAGGGTACCGAGCGCCAAGATGGCAAGCGGTCCGTTCATCACGGATGGTCCCTCGTGGGCATGGGCAAACAGGTCCGCCTGGCGAGGGGCGCCGGTGAACGTCAGGATCCACATCCGGAACATGTAGAACGCCGTCAGGAAGGACGTGAAAAGTCCCACGCCATAAAGCCAGAGCCAGCCATTCTCCCACTGAGCAAACAAGATCGCGTCCTTCGAAAAGAAGCCGGCCAAAGGAGGAATGCCGGCGATCGCCACGCAACCAATGAGCATGATCGTGGCGGTGAATGGCAGTTTCCTGCGCAAACCACCGTAGTGGTCCATCTCCTCCTCGTGGTGCATCGCGTGAATCACCGCACCAGCCCCGAGGAACAGCAGGGCCTTGAAGAAGGCGTGGGTGAAGAGGTGGAAGATACCGGCCGCGTAGGCTCCAGCGCCCACGGCCGCGAACATGTAGCCCAACTGAGAGACCGTCGAGTAGGCCAGAACTTTCTTGATGTTGTGCTGGGTGATCGCGATGGTGGCTGCCATAATGGCCGTCACCATCCCGATCACCGACACGAGGTGGCCGGCCTGCGGAGCCAGGTCGTACAACGTGGCCATGCGGGCGACCATGTAAACGCCTGCCGTCACCATCGTGGCCGCGTGGATGAGGGCCGAAACGGGCGTTGGACCCGCCATCGCATCCGCCAACCACGTGTGCAAGGGAATTTGGGCGCTCTTGCCCATGGCCCCGACGAAAAGCAACAGCCCAATCACCGCGGCCATCGAGGGGCCGACCAGGTGGGCGCTGTCGCGCACGGTGGCGAAATCAACCGTCCAAACACCCTTGCTGCCGAGGTACCAGAACAAAGTAAAGAGGCCCAGCAGGAAGCCAAAGTCGCCCACGCGGTTGACGATGAACGCCTTGTTGGCCGCCAACGCCTTCTCCGTCTCCGTGAAGTAATAGCCAATCAGCAGATAGGAACAAGCACCCACGCCTTCCCAGCCGAGGAACAGCAGCGGCATGTTCTTGCCGAGCACCAATACCAGCATGGAAAAGGTGAACAGATTCAAGTAGGTGAAGAAGCGGGTAAAGCCCCGTTCGTGCCCCATGTAACCGATCGAGTAGATGTGGATCAGAGAGCCCACGAAGGTCACGATCATGATCATCACACCGCTCAGGCGGTCGACCCAGAACTCGACGGGCACGTGCAGCGAGCCAACCGAAAACCAGGTAAAGGCCGTATGGACGTAACCCTGAGGATGTTCGGAAAGCCCAAGGAACAACCGAGTCGCCACCACGCAAGACAGCACAGGACCAAGGCAAGCAATCAAGGCCACCAGGGTTTTATTGGGCCCCTCCGGCTTGTGCGCATAGAACAGCGCGGTCAAGCCCAGCACAATGGCCCCGAGGAGGGGGAAGAGGGGTACGAGGCTGACGAGGTGGCTGGAAGTCATGGCGAGTGTCTCTGTGGTCTCAAACGAACGAGCTGGGATTTCAGTGCTTCAGGGCCTGGTAATTGTCCACGGAGAGGGCATCACTCTCCGCCGTTTCGCCGGCATTCTTGAAGATCAGGATCACGATGGCCAAGCCGATCGCGGCTTCGGCGGCCGCGAGGGCAATAACAAGGAAGGTGAAGATGTGGCCGCCGAGGTCACCGAGGTGGCGGGCAAAGGCCAAAAAGCTCAGGTTCACGCCATTGAGCATCAACTCAACAGACATGAAGATGATAAAAAGATTGCGCCGGGCAACAAAGCCGGCGAGCCCGATGCAAAACAGGGCCGCGCTGACGATGAGAAAATGGCTGGTAGGCACCATGAACGGACTCCTGCTTCAGATTCGGCGCTTGGCCAACACCACGACCCCGACGACGGCGACCGTCAGGAGAATCGAGATGACTTCGAATGGGAAGGTGTAACGCGTGAACAACTCCAGGCCGACCGCATCAATGCCACCGAAGCGCGGCTCACCGGAAGCGTGCGCGCCGTAACGAGCGACCAGTTGGGCCGGGGGGGCGGGAAGAGTTACAAAGCGCGCAATCACCGAGTTCAACAAGGAGAAAAGCACGGCCGACACAGCCAGCGCGCCACCCAGGTGCCAGGCCAGATGAGGTTCGTGCGGCAGATCAGCCTCCCGCACGTTCAATAGCATAATGACAAACACCACCAGGGCCATGATGGCGCCGGCATAGACCAGCACCTGAAGAATCGCCAGCAGGGGTGCCATCAGCATGGCATACAGCCCGGCCAAGCCCAAGAAGCTCACCACGAGCAAAAAGGCAGCGGTCAGGGGCTGTCGCTGCGTGATCATGGCGAGCGCAGCGACAATCGCCAGAGCCGAGAGCAGATAGAAGAAGAGCGGGTGCATGATGGGGGGGGTTTCCTGCTGAGATGTTTCGGTGAGACCGGATATCAGTACGTCTGGCCGGCGGGATGTGGGTCAGGCTTGACCTGCATCAGTTCTTCCTTGGTCACCCAGAAGCTTTCGCGGTCGAAGGCGGTGAGGGAGTAAACGCCCGAGTCCATCCGGATCGCATCCACCGGGCAAGCCTCCACGCACATCCCGCAGAACACACACTCCAGCAGATCGATGTCGAAACGATCCGGATAGCGCTCGATGTCGGGATCTTCGCTTTCGGCGGGCACGATGTGAATACATTCGGCGGGACACGCCGTGGCGCACATCATGCAGGCCACGCACTTGGTGCTGCCGTCCACCCGAGTGGTCAAGCGATGCTTGCCGCGGTAGCCCTCGGGAATCGCGCGCTTCACCTCAGGATAGCCGACCGTGTTCATCGGCTTGAGACCAATCAGGTTCTTGACCACGTGGCCGGCCGTGACCGCCAAACCCTTGGCAATCTCCAGCAAATAAACCGATTCCCCCAGGGTGTTGATGTTGCGGTCAACCGTCTGAACCGGCTCGTGAAAACCGTCCGGCGCGACCGGGAAGGCGTCCGAGGACTCCGCGCGGGCGAAGCGAGACAGGTCAATGGGTGCGTTGTGACTCATGGTTTCATCACCGTGATCACCACCCCCGTGAGCAGAATGTTCACAAGGGCTAGAGGGAGGAGGGTGCGCCAACCCAGGTTCATCACCTGGTCATACCGGAAGCGCGGCAGGGTCCAGCGAACCCAGACGAACACCCAGCAGAGAAAGAGAACCTTGGCAAGAAAAACGTGAAATTGCAGCACCGCGGCGAAGATTGGGGCGAACCACACCGGCAACGCCACGATTTTGACGACAATGGCCGCGCCCAAGAAGGTCACGGCGCCGCCGGCCAGAAGGCCCGCGATCAACAGCCCTTCAAAGTCACGAACGTCGTTCCAGCGTCCGGCTTGCTCCACAAACTTGACGAGCGCCACGGCCGTCAGGGCCAGGAACAGGGTGCCTACCCCGGCTAACGTCCAGAAGGCGACGGGCCCGATGTGGGCAATGATGGTCTCGGTCGGGAGGAAGGGCACCTGCCAGCCCCCGAGGAAAAGGGTGGCAAACAAGGCCGAGCTCACCACCATCGCGGAATACTCCGCCAAAAAGAACATGCCGAACTTCATCGCAGAGTACTCGGTGTGATAACCGGCGACCAGCTCCGATTCCGACTCGGCGAGATCGAATGGCACGCGGTTGGTTTCGGCAAAGGCACAGACAATGAAAATGATGGCGGCGATGGGCTGCAAGAAGATCCCCCAGGTGTGGGCCCCTTGCCAGCGTGCAATCTCGGGCAAGCTCACCGTGCCATACAGCATCAGGGCGCCGATCACCGAGAGGCCGAGGGGAATCTCGTAGCTCAGCACCGCGGCCGACGCACGCATGGCCCCCAGCAATGAGTACTTGTTGTTACTGGACCAGCCGGCAAAGATGATGCCATATACCGTCAGCGAGGCAATCGCGAAAAACCAGAGGATGCCTGGGTCGATGTCCAGCACCTGCCCCCACACGGTCGGCCATCCGGAGAGCCCCACGCGATTGAAGTCTACCGTGTCGAAAAAGGGCACGATGCAAATGGTCGAAAAGGCAATGGCGACCACGATGACCGGAGCCGCAATGTAATAGAAGCGGTTCGCGCCAGCCGGAATCACGCTTTCTTTGAAGAACAGCTTGATGGCGTCGGCCACCACGTGAAACAGACCGGCCAGGCGCAACGGACCGACCGCTGCACGTTCAGGACCAGGTCGATCCTGAATGTACGCAGCCCCTTTCCGTTCGAGCCAGATCAGCAAAGGCACGATCTGCAAGACCACGCCGATGACAACGAGATTGAGAATGATGGCGATGATGGGGTCGAGCCAGTGGGACATGAAAGGGCTCCGTCAGTGAGAAGAAGAGGTGGCCAGGGCGCGCCCACGACCAACACCGAGCGGTGCCGCCTGGACGTCTCCCAGGGAAGGAATCTGGAAGCCCTCGTCGGGAATGCCATACCAGCTGAGCGAGGCCAGTTCGGCGTGGGCAGCGCGTAGGTCCGCCCACACCTCCTCGACGTCGGCCCAGCCGAACGTCCGATCCAATTCGCGCCCGATCCGGGAGAGCAGTTCCCACTCGGGAACCGCGTCTCCGGGTGCCTCGAACGCTTGGAAAAACCGCTGAAGGCGACCCTGGAAATTGATGAAACTGCCGTACTGCTCGGCGTGAGTCGCCACCGGAAGGACGTGCGTGGCGAGCGCCGATGTCGCATTGGTGTGAGCGCCCAGGTAAATGCGGACAGGCACCTTACGCAGGGCTTCGGCCACCTCGGCATCCTGAGCCAGGTCGTTGTTCAGGATGAACAGCACCTGCAGACGCCCGCCTTGCAAGGCCTGCAGAAGGGCCTGACGGGAGCCGTCGAAGCCGAGGTAGCGCACCCCCGCTCGGTTGGGGGATTGGTCCGCCTCGCGCAAAAAGTCGTCTTGTGGCCCAGCCGCGGTCGAGTCCCAGGCCAGACGGGTGACCCCCGGCATGAATCGCGCCGCCAGCGCCAACAACGCCTGGTTCGCCTCCAGCGAACTGAACGGCGAACCGACGACCGCGTAAGCGTCCGCAGGGCGGTCGCCCAGCATCAAGCCCGACACCTCTCGCAGAGCATCCATGAAGGGCGCCTGCTGACCGCGAATCGAAACGTGCGACAGTCGGTTTTCGTGGATGGCTTTGTAACTCAGGCGACCCGCGTCACACATCCAGTGGCCGTTCACGTGAGCATTGGCGCGTGGGCGGTAACGATAGGCCACCTCATCCTTGTAATCAAGCAAGACGTTGCAGCCGCGGCTGCAACCCGTGCAAACGCTCTTGACCGTCTTCATGAACCAGACCCGCATCTTGAAACGGAAATCCTTGCTGGTCAGGGCGCCCACCGGACACACGTCCACGACGTTGCCCGAGTAAGGATTGTCGAGTTGTTTGCCCGGGAAGGTCTCGATGACGGAGGTGTCACCGCGTCCACTCACAATCAGCTCGTGCGAGTCAGAAATTTCCTCACAGAAACGTACACAGCGGGTGCAAAGGATGCAGCGCTCCTGGTCCAGAACCACCATCGGTCCAATATCAAGGGCCTTTTCCTTCTGGACCTTGTTGACGTCGGAGCGGTTGTCGTACTTCCCGTACTCCATGTAGTAGTCCTGCAGACGACACTCGCCGGCCTGGTCGCAGATCGGACAATCGATGGGGTGATTGAGCAACAAGAACTCTTGCACCCCCTTGCGCATTTTCTCGACCGCCGGCGTGTCCGTGCGCACCACCAGACCGTCTTTCACCTGCTGTGCGCAGGCGATCTGCGGACCACGCGCTCCCTCGACCTCGCAAAGGCACATGCGGCAGTTGCCTGCCACGCTCAAACCAGGGTGGTAGCAATAGTGGGGAATCTCGACGCCGTGAAGCTTGGCCGCCTCGATGAGGTTCATCCCATCCGGCGCGTCGACCTGCTTGCCATTGAGCGAGAAGGTAGCCATGACCAGTCCTCAGTTCTAATGCGCCGCGCCAACCGGCGCGGGCGAGAGTAGGTAGCGACCACGGCGATCGACGGGCCGCCCACCTTTGACAAAATACGAGACGAATTCTTCACGGAACTTCTGGATGTAACTGCGCGTGGGCATGGTGGCTGCGGCCGCCAGCGCACAGATGGTACGTCCCTCCATGTTGTCCGCGATATCGAGAATCTCCTGGAGGTCAGCTTCCGTGCCCTTGCCCTGCAGCATGCGCCCGAGAATCTTGTACAGCCAATCCGTGCCTTCGCGGCAGGGAGTACACTGCCCGCACGATTCGTGCGAATAAAAGCGCAGCAGGTTGTGCAAGGCCCAAACCAAACTGGTTTCGCGATCAATCACGATCAATCCGCCAGAGCCGAACATCGTGCCGTGCTTGGCCATCGATTCATAGGTCATTTCCACGGTGTGAACTTCCTCAGCCGTCAAAATCGGGCAGGAAGACCCTCCCGGGATCGCCGCCTTGAGTTCGCCCTTGACCCCACCGCAGTACTCGTTGATGTAGTCGATGAGCTTGATCCCTAGCGGAATCTCATGAACGCCAGGCTTGTTGACCGCCCCCGAGGCGCACATCAAGCGCGTGCCGCGCGAGTCGATCTGCGGGCGCCCGTCAGGCCCCACAACGTACTTACCGACATGAGAGTAGGCATCTCCACCGTGGCGCACAATCCAGGGCACGTTGGCGATCGTTTCCACGTTGTTGACCACGGTGGGACACTGAAACAAACCGTGGGTGGCCGGAAATGGCGGTTTGAGCCGCGGGTATCCGCGTTCGCCTTCCAGGGAAGACAGCAAGGCGGTCTCCTCGCCACAGATGTAGGCGCCGGCCCCCGTGTGGACCGTGATGTCCAGGTGAAAGTCAGTTCCGAAGCAAGACTTCCCGAGGAAGCCCTTGTTATACGCTTCCTGCACGGCCTGCCGAAGGACGGCCTGCTGGTGCCAGAACTCCCCGCGCACGTAGATGTAGCAAGCGTGGGATCGAATGGCATAACAAGCGAGGATGCAGCCCTCGATCAGCATGTGGGGATCGTTCTCGAGGATCCGCCGGTCCTTGTAGGTTCCAGGCTCGGATTCATCCGCGTTGATGACCAAATAGCGGGGACGGCCGTCGTCCTTCGGAAGGAAGCCCCACTTCATGCCCGCAGGGAAGCCGGCGCCGCCACGACCACGCAGGCCACTCTTCTTGACCTCGTTCACGACGTCTTCTGGCGACTTACCGCCACGAAGGACTTCCGCCGCCACCTCGTACTGTCCCCGCGACATCGCCACGTTGATGTGGTGGCTGTCGGGA containing:
- the nuoF gene encoding NADH-quinone oxidoreductase subunit NuoF → MSFPKILSGNWGVPDSHHINVAMSRGQYEVAAEVLRGGKSPEDVVNEVKKSGLRGRGGAGFPAGMKWGFLPKDDGRPRYLVINADESEPGTYKDRRILENDPHMLIEGCILACYAIRSHACYIYVRGEFWHQQAVLRQAVQEAYNKGFLGKSCFGTDFHLDITVHTGAGAYICGEETALLSSLEGERGYPRLKPPFPATHGLFQCPTVVNNVETIANVPWIVRHGGDAYSHVGKYVVGPDGRPQIDSRGTRLMCASGAVNKPGVHEIPLGIKLIDYINEYCGGVKGELKAAIPGGSSCPILTAEEVHTVEMTYESMAKHGTMFGSGGLIVIDRETSLVWALHNLLRFYSHESCGQCTPCREGTDWLYKILGRMLQGKGTEADLQEILDIADNMEGRTICALAAAATMPTRSYIQKFREEFVSYFVKGGRPVDRRGRYLLSPAPVGAAH
- a CDS encoding 2Fe-2S iron-sulfur cluster-binding protein; this translates as MATFSLNGKQVDAPDGMNLIEAAKLHGVEIPHYCYHPGLSVAGNCRMCLCEVEGARGPQIACAQQVKDGLVVRTDTPAVEKMRKGVQEFLLLNHPIDCPICDQAGECRLQDYYMEYGKYDNRSDVNKVQKEKALDIGPMVVLDQERCILCTRCVRFCEEISDSHELIVSGRGDTSVIETFPGKQLDNPYSGNVVDVCPVGALTSKDFRFKMRVWFMKTVKSVCTGCSRGCNVLLDYKDEVAYRYRPRANAHVNGHWMCDAGRLSYKAIHENRLSHVSIRGQQAPFMDALREVSGLMLGDRPADAYAVVGSPFSSLEANQALLALAARFMPGVTRLAWDSTAAGPQDDFLREADQSPNRAGVRYLGFDGSRQALLQALQGGRLQVLFILNNDLAQDAEVAEALRKVPVRIYLGAHTNATSALATHVLPVATHAEQYGSFINFQGRLQRFFQAFEAPGDAVPEWELLSRIGRELDRTFGWADVEEVWADLRAAHAELASLSWYGIPDEGFQIPSLGDVQAAPLGVGRGRALATSSSH